One part of the Montipora foliosa isolate CH-2021 unplaced genomic scaffold, ASM3666993v2 scaffold_456, whole genome shotgun sequence genome encodes these proteins:
- the LOC137989358 gene encoding uncharacterized protein — protein sequence MAHVAAVFDLVSQKFCIRELNALQQEAIIQFVEKQRDVFINLPTGFGKSLIYQALPLVFDAMHGEGHIVVVVSPLVSLMKDQVQKLRNLGISAVTLSDIEEEDAKAVEKGVFSVVYGSPEAFLKIARWRKLLTSDVYRAKLCAIAVDEAHVIKQWGTSNNSSMAAFRETYAELHELRSLAPNVKMLALTATATTSTRHTITEILLMDNPHVIYENPSKANITYSVHYMDKERSAEDYFRWLADELKEKKEETSRTIIYCQTIKQCCIIYSVLKGMVGRELYANSANDPRHVLHEMLHSCTPDKNKDTILEAFQKEESPVRVLVATIAFGMGVDCKGVHRTIHFGPSKNIEAYIQETGRAGRDGEQSVAYLIYQGLFLNHVDKDMKQYVRETDCRRKTLLLKFDGMSSLTFPQPLHMCCDNCSVRCECGEVDCGDLTKFPGITDQQKECIPRTRQCTQQQISTLKEHLNDYHKFLGKELLDKSKNDHLKTLMNPQFLLGFSEHQILQVVANAFKMFTLDDVCCYVEIWNMNHAFKILDILSQVFGDICEIDENIFNDQSQYDVDCELELDEFSEQWNDLLNDDSLFELAIENLSLSQLEASTCAEVSCELHDESGKCDVPAAALDALENFSVLE from the exons ATGGCGCACGTCGCTGCGGTCTTCGATCTTGTGTCCCAGAAATTTTGTATTCGGGAGTTAAATGCCCTTCAGCAAGAAGCTATAATTCAATTCGTGGAGAAGCAGAGAGATGTTTTTATTAATCTACCTACTGGATTTGGAAAATCTTTAATATATCAAGCTTTGCCTTTGGTTTTCGACGCCATGCATGGAGAAGGccacattgttgttgttgtctcaCCTCTCGTGAGTCTTATGAAAGATCAGGTCCAAAAGTTAAGAAATCTTGGAATCTCTGCCGTCACCCTCAGTGACATCGAGGAAGAAGACGCAAAGGCAGTAGAGAAAGGTGTCTTCTCCGTCGTTTATGGAAGTCCAGAGGCTTTCTTAAAAATCGCACGATGGAGGAAACTGTTAACAAGCGACGTGTACAGGGCAAAGTTGTGTGCAATTGCAGTCGATGAGGCTCATGTCATAAAGCAGTG GGGTACTTCAAACAACAGCAGCATGGCAGCATTTAGGGAAACGTACGCTGAACTCCATGAACTAAGGTCCCTTGCTCCTAATGTCAAGATGTTAGCATTGACTGCTACAGCAACCACTTCCACAAGGCACACTATTACAGAAATATTATTGATGGATAACCCTCATGTGATCTATGAAAATCCTAGCAAGGCAAACATCACTTACTCTGTTCACTACATGGATAAAGAGAGATCAGCAGAAGATTATTTTCGATGGTTGGCCGATgaacttaaagaaaagaaagaggaaacgAGTAGGACAATTATTTATTGCCAGACAATAAAGCAGTGTTGCATCATATACTCTGTATTGAAAGGAATGGTTGGACGTGAGTTGTACGCCAATTCAGCCAATGATCCAAGACATGTGTTGCATGAAATGCTTCATTCTTGCACCCCTGACAAAAACAAGGATACGATATTGGAGGCTTTCCAGAAGGAAGAATCTCCAGTAAGAGTGCTGGTGGCAACCATTGCATTTGGAATGGGAGTTGACTGCAAAGGTGTTCATCGTACCATCCACTTTGGTCCATCCAAAAACATTGAGGCGTATATTCAGGAGACTGGAAGGGCAGGAAGAGATGGAGAACAGAGTGTGGCATACCTCATTTATCAGGGGTTGTTTCTCAACCATGTTGACAAAGACATGAAGCAATATGTTCGGGAAACTGACTGCAGGCGCAAGACTTTGTTGCTCAAGTTTGATGGGATGTCTTCCCTAACATTTCCACAGCCTCTACACATGTGTTGTGACAATTGTTCAGTAAGGTGTGAATGTGGAGAAGTGGATTGCGGTGATCTCACAAAATTTCCTGGAATAACTGACCAACAGAAAGAGTGCATCCCTAGAACAAGACAGTGCACACAGCAGCAAATTTCAACTCTCAAAGAACATTTAAATGATTATCACAAGTTTCTGGGCAAGGAGTTGTTAGACAAGTCAAAAAATGATCACCTCAAAACCCTAATGAATCCACAGTTTCTACTTGGATTTTCTGAACACCAGATTTTGCAAGTAGTAGCCAATGCATTTAAAATGTTCACTCTGGATGATGTTTGCTGTTATGTTGAGATTTGGAACATGAATCATGCCTTCAAGATATTGGACATCCTAAGTCAAGTGTTTGGAGACATCTGTGAAATAGATGAGAATATTTTTAATGATCAATCCCAGTATGATGTAGACTGTGAATTAGAACTAGATGAGTTTAGCGAGCAGTGGAATGATTTGTTGAATGATGACTCTTTGTTTGAACTTGCTATTGAGAATCTATCCTTATCACAACTTGAAGCAAGTACTTGTGCTGAAGTCTCTTGTGAACTTCATGATGAAtcaggaaaatgtgatgtgccAGCAGCTGCCTTGGATGCACTCGAGAATTTTTCAGTCTTAGAGTAA